The DNA window TGCCTGAATAAATCCattaattgctaataaaaaaataactgcaTGCGCCTATCACTTAACACTATCTTCACTTCATAGATCGGTTTACACTGAAATGAGCGAGACAGCGCGCCTCGTCCACCAATTGAGAGAGATTCTATATTTCTCGTGTCATCGACCCCAACCGGAGAGTGTGCAATAGAAACATTTCGGAGGCTCACTTCACACTTcaatggagcagcagctcaaattggTGCAGCTTGAATTAAAGACTAAATTTAAGATTAATGTTCTATACagtattgttattattatgctttggATATTATTCAACAGATTATTCATAATCAAAAATTGTAAAGAGAGGGGAGTTCTCTGATTGGTCTTTCACCCATGTAACGATATCGTAGGCGCTTCTAAAGTCCAAGCTTCGCCTTTAAGAGGTCGAATTTAGGACATTATTTTTTCCCATCCACGTGCTGCTGATTTATGTATTTTCTCAGTAGATCTGATTTTACAACTTCAATTTGCCATGACAGCAATATTCTGCCAGAAATACACTTCGTGAGCAAGAAAATAAGAATtacttcaattcaatttcagttgTATCTTGTCTTGTGTTTATGCTGCACTCGGAGTAAAtcaagtgaaataaaattgcaccGGCAAAATACTGAgtgaacataaataaaattaatgtccGAAACTCGATTTGAGCAAGACCTAAAGTGAGCGAAAACCCAACGTGATAAGAGAGTGGATGAAGCCCATGTTGCTTCTTCACTTAATTCCGAGTGGAGGTTGCTAGTATGCTTCAATTTAGAAATCATTTACATATCTTACCTACCTGCCGCATATGAGCCCCGATTCAAATAactttttcattaaaattaatttcgttCTTATTTGCATTCAATGTTTGCTAATGGTGGCTAATTAGTTTCAcagatttttaataaatggaTATAATGCTATTAattcatattatatatgttatatatactaATGTTATAAAATGCTCAACAGAGCTTAAGATAATGTTCTGCGTCTCGTCCAGAATAGTTTTGAGCATGGCGAAGATTTGTGAACAGATCAAGTAGCGGCTAACGCTGCTTCCTTCTCAACTTTCGGGAAGGCATTTAGGTGTTGAGTTTTCGGGGGCTGGCCTATGGCAAAACTATTGCTGGCATTTGCATCAATTGCTTTAATGTcgtcaaaagcaaattgatcAGACTGGGTGAGATCATGACTTCCAAGCGATTCTTAAAGCCCCCTGCAGTGTTCGGCGCTGTGCAAGTCCATTTAGCTGTTCCTCCGCCTGATTCTAAAGCGATTATTGCTCCAACGCCAACAGCTAGTCGAACAAGCTAggataaatttatttcaaatccAACTGTCCACATGTGGACGTATTGGGAGCTTTTCGAACCCAATTTTAAAAAGGGAACTGAACCCGTGCAGAAGGGTGAGGAGGTAATCTGCTAGAAACTGgataattattttgaacagAAGCAATTGTTATTATCAATGCAATTGGAACAGCTGTTTTCGCAGCTCATTGAGGATTTCGTTAAAGGAACGAGACTGCAGAACGCGACAAATGAGCAGCCGAATTTCGAATATCGAATTGAGTGCACTTGCTGATAATTTCGATTATCTATGTTAATGTTATGTTATGCTCGTTATGCTACTCTGTTAACTGTCTAAGTCTTTCAATGAGTACATAcatgaatatgaatatatgattattattatttatgtatgtatgatcGATATTTCGAGCCACATTCTATTTCTAcggcaatttaaattgaaaatttgaatttaaaatttaaatttcaattgcaaaagcaacaactgttGCTAGGCTGCCACTTCTAGCTTTAGCCTTTCTGGCTTTAAAAGATTCAAGTCTGGCAGCCTTGGCTAAGCTAAGCCTGCGATGCTGTCCTCGTTCCCAGTATTTTGACCCATATTTAATTCATCCCCCTCCACGGTGTAcacaacatacatatgtagatgcatacatacatatgtgtatgtatgtaaatagcttttatttattacatttagaatttaatgcatttattgtGTATTAAAGTCATTAAACAagcattgtttttaaatagatCTTTATAATTTCGTGTGTGTGGAGGAGTTAGGCATGACAGCAggccgtgtgtgtgtgtgtgtgtgcgaaagagagatAGATAGTTATGCTATTATTAAATTGGTTAGATATTCAACATTTGTTCaacaatatgtatgtataacatatgtaattattttaaatatatgtatatatatgtatgtttgtgtgtgtatgtgtgtgtgtgtgtggagtagTTGCCTAACCGGAGCAGGCTGGGCACAGCGGCTGATTATCCTCCACAGCGAATGAACTAGAAGTTATAGCTGCAGTGCACCtctgtaaacaaataaagcaaatgtatttatatatttcacatataatgtatgtatgtatgtacatatacatatgtgtatatatatatatatttgtatatattccAATGGCACTCACCTTGCACTTAAAGCAATCTCGATGCCATTTGGCATTAAGCGCAACAATCGCATTCTCCGTTATCGGCTGAGCGCAGCCTGCGCAGCGCGCCGCAAACAGCTGTTCGTAGTCGATGCGGCAATAGGGCAGTCCGTCCCGCTCATAGAACGAGGTGCCCACCAGCGGCTTCTTGCATGGACCGGCGCACACAAAGCATTCCTCGTGCCATGACTGCTCCATGGCCTTAATAGTGCGCTAAAAAGGGATACGCAAGTAGAATGGAAAGTTGTAGaatgaattgtttaattgatTAGGCAACAACATTATGctcttcatattttatatttattaatatttattgagcaGCTTTACTTTTCTCCAGGGGCCGATCAAATGTTTTATTGTGGAcgtaaattaaagttaatatataacttaattaaGTTGTGAGGAAAGAATTAATTGAACACTGACATGACATTGATACTTGACAAACAACAAGTCGACAAATTTAAGTTGGGCGAAACCAACTtgtatatacactttgtctaGAGCATAGCAGCGACGTTtttatggcgcgtcagcaaaatcccaccccgctgtctatattgaaaattagaacGTGAATAatttctaagttatttatccgattgtTCTGAAATTTCGGAAAATATGACAAagcgtatttgtgatttatttcagattattaaatatattttaactgcttaatattgtggaaataaacacaaataaaaggaaataaaaaaaataaaataaaagcgatatgTCCCGGGTATAGAAGCACCTACATAGCAAGTCtagttgctctagctcttaaagttgctgagaaacacgcattcatgcagacggacggacggacggagaGACGGAcatgtcttgctgatcaagaatatatatactttgtggggtctgtcTTCCTGTTACATTGCATTTGCACAGCTTCATAATACCCtcttccattttttataatgaatatgccaaagtgtataaaaatctaGAGAGCAGCGCTTAGGCTAAACATATTTTCATCAAGTATCCGTACGTAGTTGAATCACAatgtaaatatgaatattaatgGCAACAGTAAATGCTGATAAATAatgcatatagatatatatatacttgtagTACTACCAGTATGTGCATATGCAGTTGTCTATATGCATTCAGTATTCTATGCATTACACACTTTATACAgcagataaaataaaatgttgacaatattaattacatGGCCCGGCCGACAATAATCGTAAAGCGTCAATGTTTATGACAAACAGACGACTGGGACTTGACTTGGATGAGCATGGGGCATGCTCGTTTTGGACTTGAACTTAGGCAATATGCAATGGAGCGTGACCAAAGCGAAATCTAACGGAAATGGTAAAGATACGCGCTAGGCTGGGACTCAgtcacatatatgtataggtACATAGACATAGGTAAACATatacagatacatacatatatagatattttgGGGACCTACCTCTATTATGGGTTgcttgcagccaaagcaggTGCCCGAGTAGTTCCTCACAAAGCAATCGGAGCAGACGGGCTCGCCGTTTTGTATGTTGAAGGTGGACTCGGCAATGGGGCGGAGGCAGTCCTTGCAGGCAAAGTGCTCCGGGTGCCAGGTCTTGCCCAAGGCCGTGATGATGCGTTGCTTGATGACCTCATTGCACTTGTAGCAGACCGCTGCTGGTTCCGACtgcgggagagagagagagagggaggtaGGGAGAGATAATAACAAAAGGGTTCACACAATTTCTATGACAATCACGTCCAGGCGGAGGCGTTGAATCAATTCATTGAAGTGATTAATCAAGTGAATGAGCAACTGCGTTGCCATGACAAAATGCTagtttataaatgtttataacgctcataaaataattattaaagcaaattatggcataaaaaataagtttaaaaaacaacattCGCTGAGTTCTGCTTAGAAAtctaacaataagcaaatgccaaaataaataatatttttatttttatatactcgtatacatatgtagatgTTTTATTTGCGTTTATTATTGTCCATGTGTACATATTAAATCATGAAAAATTATGAACATTAAATCGCTTAAATTGcagattatatatatgttagtaATGCGCGAGTGCGAGGGCAGCTCGATAGCTTCCaatcaaaaaatatagtaGGGCAGACAAATTTTAGGAGACAATATTAGAGAGATAATATTGGTGGGAATATTAAGCACAAGAAATATCGGAAAATATACATCGCTCTAAGCTGATTAGTGGTTAATTCTGTGGCAGCCCACAAAAAACTGGTAGatattttaaatctaaaaaacaattttttactaCAATAtagtaatttatattatatatttgtattatattcatattatattttaagaaGTGCAGCTGAATATTTCAAAAGCTTAAGATGTTTGAATATTCGTCtaaacttcaatttaaattttgtattacatTGTTAATTGTAATTCTGAACTCGCAGCTTCGACACTATAAATAACTCAGAAATCATTAAGATAATTTAGATTACAaggttgttgttattgatgttGCACTTGAAGCgaatgtggcatgttgcatcCAAACTGTCGGCAATAAATAACTGGCAAATCGTTCGATTGGCAGACGATAAGCTACAGTTGTTAACACGTATAGAACATTAGATTGTTGAGCCAAAACTATGATCGATTGACCTTGCCAACTTTGCGTGCCATCCACAGcagttgggtgggtgggtggttggttgtcCGAGTGGGCAACAATAGCCAAAGGAGTTGGCCGCAGGTGTGAATTGCATTGATAATGACATTAGGCAATGAATTTTGCGAGCCGAGCCAAATTCGAATGGAAAACGCTGCTCATAAAAAAGTAATATTGCTGCAGATCGTAAACTTTTGCCAATTTGCACgcttactgctgctgcctgctctaTTTACATagaaatacacatacatacatatgcatatatatatatatttatatgtatgtgtgtgtgtattttgtgtgAGGTCGttctcaaatttaatttgctcaaATTAAACGCACATTAATTTTTCGGCAAGCAATTGCTGCGgctacttttgttgttgttgttgttgctacatcTGGCGCACACTTTAAATAAGCAACGAATACGACAACAACaccaataataacaacaacatgcgATTGCATAAAACGAAGACGTTCGCTCTCACTTAGATCATCGCTAGAGttagaattaaattaagcaacgcGCGTTAATCAACAGCTACCGGGAATAGAAGCGAGCACGGAATTGGGAGCGTGCAACCAACGGGGGAGCAACGGGGGAGTGAGCGAGAGCACACTGAAGTGCAAAAGTGTGCCCTAGGCCGagcaaacatttcaataaaCTAAACAGATTGCAGCTTCGAAGAGACAATAAGTACTAGTgctccccctctctctctctctctctctctctctctctctctggctctATGAAACataatattttggcaaatgcaGCGATTTATATGTAATTACTATTACTTGATACAGTAAGCAATCTATTTATGTGGGCAACTAATTTGAAGAAGAcgaataatttcaataaagttTTCTATAAAGTAGAAAAAGTTGCTTATgtctaaattgaaaaataaataagttttatgatttaaattcaaataaaaatttatacattatttaaatttcaaaaataaccAGTAATCTATTAATCTTTTCAAAATCTCTTTTCCTCTGATTGCTcgcattatttttgtttataatgccAATTtccattttagtttttaatgaaattgataCTCTGGCTTTGAATGAAAATTGAAGggtaaaataattaagttagtTTTGCAATCAAAAATGTTTCCAGTACACAGATTTCTTGTATAGAATTCCTATTAGCCTAATTCGCATTCATCtaaacaatataattattaattctaTTGTAAGTAAGAAGTAATtcgttattaatttattgagttGAATGCCGAACAAGTGAGttcttaaatgttttttataaaaaagcaGTCATAGAATAAATATATCGCGCCATTATTAGAAGAGTATCAAAAGTCGAAAAACACGATTTTTGAGTTAATGAGACACTTGAGAgcttaaaatgcttttatCGCGAAATAAAATTCTTGGAGACATGTCAATCTGCTAGTAAATGAGCAACATTTAGATTTATTCCCATCGTTAAACGAATATAGAATGTAATTCTTAACATATTATGTCTGTGtactaaatgcaatttgaactTTGGGGGATTTGCCAAGTGGCTCTGCGTCAGcggctctgctgctgcgctgccagcatTATTCAACgcaaatgcatgcaaatatttgtcattTAACTGTTGTTAACAATTCATTTGTGCATTACAATTTGCTTATCAGTTAATTGCAATAATCAAAGTGCCGCCAgagttgcaataaaaaaaaagtacaacaaGCTcataaaactgaaactgaaaaacAGTTGCGAGCACAAATATTCTTTTGAAAAGTTGAGACAtcaatgcaaaacaaaacattaattgtaaaaataattaaaatgttgcaggcATGAATcagcgagtgcgagtgcgagtgtgtgtgtgtgggtggaaATTAAGAGaatctgttgttgttattgcttagTGGCCATCAATCAGAGCTGTCAATCAACAGATAGCGCGCGTATGTTTGGCCgatgctgcgtatacgcaatttgcactttgccacagagaaaaagaaaagtgtTGAGCCGGTTACACACTATGGGAAAATAGCAATTGTTGAGGCATAAATTcctcataaattaaatgaattacttAAGAATCCAACATTTGAAGCTCTTGAGCTGAATCATGTTCGAATCGCTGCTTTGGTGGCTACAAATGATGTCAGAGCAGAGACAAGAAATCGATTGAGTGTGATCATCAATCGATCTGGATAAGCCGCTGGCTGGGTAGATACATGTCTTTATATAAGCACAAGTTGTTAGACAGCCTGGCAGCCAGACACTTTTGCTTTCGCCAGTGGGAAAACGTGGGCAATCCGACTCCAGCTCAAGTGTCAACACTTGCGctacagttgcagttgttgtcgctgctgctgctgctgatattttGGAAAGTTTCATAGACGCCCACTCttaaatagagagagagagcgagagagagagagggagaggggcAGAGACTGGAGGTGTCTTTTTGGTTACTTTAGAAATACTTTTAGCAGTGGCTGGctttttaaactatttgcttgacttttgtcttgtttgctcgtgtgtgtgtgtgtgtgtgtgtgtttttagtatggtaattaacataaatactAATAAGGCAAGCTAGGCCATAAGCAGTGTGGCTTTTGTatgagtttgctttttgttttttgggtaGGCAGCAGtagtagaaataaaaaataatgacaCTTGGTGTTGGTGCTGgggctgtttgttttttagcagTAGTTATCACTCGAAAATTCCACGCACACACTTGAGCTATGAATCTTGCACACATGACGCGACGCTTTGGCCTGGacaatgcggcgtatacgcaatttgtgCGCAGCAACCTGTTTTTGGCAGCATCCTCCTACGTACGCGCACACTAGTGACGACTAGACGGCTCGTAGCGATTCAACTAGTGCCATTTATGAAATGAATGAACAGCTTaccattttgtttatgctgcggcaatttgtttatgctgctgctgttgttgttgttgttcttgatGGTTGTTGTTGGAGAACTTTTGTGTTAGcacatcaaaaaaaaaaatgaaagaatacaataaaaaaaattgacaaaattTAGACAGGTTATTGACTGTAAACACTGAGAACTGAGAACTGAGCTGAGCCATTCAGATGATAATTGGatcaagccaaagccaacacATTTAGGCCAAGCTATGATGAATTTGTTAACAAACTGaaagcaagtgcagcaagtCTTGACATGTTCGGCTGCACTGTGCCTTGGCGAATTTGTGGAAAAAGTTCAAGCCTTGTCAGCAGTTTGTAACGAGCGAGGCGGCGGCAACTCAAAAGTCAATGTCAAACTAGCAGACAAAACTGTTGACAGCCaagtatacaaatatatacatatacatatataaaatatatgtgcatatatatttacgaAAGAAACAGAGGctcagcaaacagcaaaagcggcaacaattttaagcattgaatatcaaataaattgttacaaTTCTTTTAGCTTCGTTTGCTCCTACAAATTTCAGTTGTGAACTAAACTAACAAGACTAGTGAGGCGCGCGCCAAagaaagaaagcagcagcgaataaGCCAATAAGCTAACTGTAAACGAACCGAGCCGGCGAGCGTCCAACAAGAAACTGAATAACAAAGCGCCAGCAAACGCAGCaaacgccgccgccgtcgccgctaGTTTGAAAGTAAGCGCGtcaaagcagcgacgccgacgtcACAGTCAACGCTGTCATAGCAACATGAACGCCAAGCCGCTGGCAGAGGCGCGTAGGCGTCGCAGTCATGCAACAAACGccacaacacagcagcagcagcagcagcagcaacaacaacaacggcagtCTGGGCGCAGTAATTTGGGAAGCAGACAACAGAAGACTCCGGCTAAGCCACTCGTAGCTGTTGCCGTGCTGCCGGCAAACAAGCGCTGCGTCTCCGCCAGagagtcgcagcagcagccacgccagcagctgcgtgcGCCAACTGCGCTGACGTCACGCGTGGCCTTCGGACGCAGCTGTCCCATGTCAGCCCCAGCGCCACTAGCTCCTCCCACTGGCCCAGTCGCTACCCATGCCAGTGCAGTTTCCACTGTCAGTCGCAGTGTGCGTCGCAAGCAGGAGACCGCCATGGCAGCGGCGCatgagcagctggagctgctgctgacgcgcATAGAGCGCGGCAGCGATGTATCTGCCAGGTCAGCGCCAGGCACAGCGGCACTGCGACGACGTAAGCCAGCGCCAGCCAATCTGGTGCGACGTCAAATGGAGCATCCGCCACCAGTGCCCAAGGGCACGCCGCAGGGTAGCGCACGTCGCTGGACAAGTCAGGTGGCAGCTACTGCCGCTGGCACCGACGCCGGCTCAGGCGACTTTGAACATTTGCAAGTGCTGGACGTGCGCACGGGTGAGCTGATTAGCTATGCAGAGTCGCAGCGACGCAGCAAAGCGCTGCATGCAGAGccggcagcgacagcagtagcaaagacgacgacgacgacgacgacgacgactatAGCAACAGCTGATGTATTAGAGCAGGCCTGGGTGCCGTTAACACAGAATCCACAGTTGCTGGCTCCGGAGCAGCGCgacgcgctgctgcagctgatgtcacgtgctgagcagcagcaggacaagGAAATCGTGAAGATATTGCGTGAGAGCGATGGCGATGATGACGGCGATCGATCGAGGAGTACCATGCGCCTCACTCTCCAGATGCTGTAAGTACCAaacgcacgcacgcacgctctcttctcttctctccgctttgttattgttttgcttgctgccgctgccgccgcttgcGTTGGCAGCGAAGTCAGTTTGAATTCAAATGATGTCATCGTCGACGCTCTCaccatcacacacacacacacacacacacaactctcTTCCAGTTAACGCTAGCGtgcactctcactctctcgcccTCGCTCTCATATTCATATGCGGCCAACGCTGACGCCATTCGtcgctactgctgctgccttgggAGTTACTCACCCAAAAAAGTTCGCTCGCATTTTGCAAAtgaatataaacaacaacaataagaaaaaataatatgcatatggttattgttgttgttgcttctgctgccgtgttagttttattttttttttgtttgctgcccgTTTGGTTACGATTAGAAGTATTTACTACCAAATGTTGGcatatgcaaacacacacacacacacatacagtcacgtatgcatgtatgtgtgtgggcagGGCTGGGCGAGCGCAATCGTTTAATTTGGTCACCTGTTTATCAAAGGCAAGCGTTAAAAGTGACACATCTTCTTGTAATTTGCTCTACAACAACTAGTTCAATGCTGGTTgctatatttataagctttgcTCTCAACAATTATTAGACCCGGTACACAAAAATGTACAGACAGTTTTATAAGTCAGTCAAATGAGATTTGTAGCATCCAGAAGGAGGCGCGACAGACCCCATATCATCAGTGGTGACGTgttgagtcgatatagccaagcttgtctgtctgtatgaatGCCTAgatttcagcaactataaaagctagaggCACCAAACTTGGTACGTTGGGGCGTACGaacttattttataattttgatatcTGCCCCAAAATCATGAAGAGTCGTACTTATATATGTCGCTTATATATGATCGGATAATAAACACAggatttaatattaatattttaatatttcctCTCTCATTCAACATTTGGTTCGATTTGGATCGCGGGTTAGATTTTGTACTGGGTCTTTCAATGTCGACTGGGTCTGACTTTCCAcactattattttatatgcaccaatcaaaactatttatatgcCATAATAGTTTTTATACTCAGCGTGGTTAACTTCTGTCTGCGTTATCTGTGTcttgcaaactttttgtatGTTTCTAATTTTCAGCGATAAGTACAAAGATAACTCTTCAGGTACCTTGTCGGACAAGGCTAGGGACAGTTCGATTTATCTACAACTTCAttcatatttcaattaaaagataacaaaataaaaatatatattagtaacaataataacaagtaATAAAGTAAATAGAATTTGGACGAAAGCTTTTAGATATTTTGCAAACTCTTGTCTCCAACGTAATCGCGCGACTGTAATGCACCCCTGGGATCTATGCCCACTCCCTAGCTACGCTATGCAGTTTAACGTTTTATTAGTACTGAGataaaaaactttgcaaattgaaaaagctCTCTCGCCTTGCACATTCGTACTAAGCATGATCATTTCAATTAGTTGACAACAACACTGCCCACAATCTGCCCTTTGGCTAAACTTAGCGCGAAACTAAAAAAGAGCACGAGctagagatagaaagagagagagagataagtGATTTACCTTTGTAGTTAAGGCTTGTTTGATCAATAAATTTGCACGCTGCCATTTAGTACCTTGCCTCATCGCTCCAAACAGCCGGcgttatatatactataccaatttttttttattaatgaacTCCACACACAAGGGGGAAGCAGCTTGCTGTGGCAATTCCTTTATTTTCGGCTTGATTGTGTCATACTAGATAATATAATGGAGCCCAAAGTAGAGACTATAATTTGCCTATAGAGCcatagctgttaaatttcaattaccaTTCCTAATAAATTAAGTGctagaaaaataattatggcGATTATATAATGGCCAGTTAAATGTATTGTCGCATACTAACGATTACGAGTACagataattgaaaaatagtaTCGTATAATctacaaattttgaaataatttaaaatgttctaaaaattatttcga is part of the Drosophila busckii strain San Diego stock center, stock number 13000-0081.31 chromosome X, ASM1175060v1, whole genome shotgun sequence genome and encodes:
- the LOC108606798 gene encoding transforming growth factor beta-1-induced transcript 1 protein; the encoded protein is MSEPAAVCYKCNEVIKQRIITALGKTWHPEHFACKDCLRPIAESTFNIQNGEPVCSDCFVRNYSGTCFGCKQPIIERTIKAMEQSWHEECFVCAGPCKKPLVGTSFYERDGLPYCRIDYEQLFAARCAGCAQPITENAIVALNAKWHRDCFKCKRCTAAITSSSFAVEDNQPLCPACSG
- the LOC108606796 gene encoding uncharacterized protein LOC108606796, translated to MNAKPLAEARRRRSHATNATTQQQQQQQQQQQRQSGRSNLGSRQQKTPAKPLVAVAVLPANKRCVSARESQQQPRQQLRAPTALTSRVAFGRSCPMSAPAPLAPPTGPVATHASAVSTVSRSVRRKQETAMAAAHEQLELLLTRIERGSDVSARSAPGTAALRRRKPAPANLVRRQMEHPPPVPKGTPQGSARRWTSQVAATAAGTDAGSGDFEHLQVLDVRTGELISYAESQRRSKALHAEPAATAVAKTTTTTTTTTIATADVLEQAWVPLTQNPQLLAPEQRDALLQLMSRAEQQQDKEIVKILRESDGDDDGDRSRSTMRLTLQMLPLALTPGDSPYSEQFWAGHRYLKERQQLHSKLRPDDLRYKEVKILRGAGGKYMLSKTLEQQLQDEKHVLDFIDSELQRYQTPEQQARHQQAMAERQELDRQKQQVGEWREQHQLAKQRLHYRRKSKKPKCARMQLSLPPPPPPLPPPVKLELDLRLEAAAEETDGAGDVEGEVELDDELTPRAPAFAPDNEAHAELSSLLMQRQQFQQQCQRSGLYNNSNCPMPWQLIANVTNNLSTELSKSADAELHRSIANYLKDFVDNETRQINRLAD